A genome region from Caldisericum sp. includes the following:
- the cas6 gene encoding CRISPR system precrRNA processing endoribonuclease RAMP protein Cas6 codes for MTELEIPYKIINITCEPIDELHLPSFKGSSFRGVIGRTLRQALCVLKSYKDCHQCPIYKNCYYAYIFETIPDPHKKLPFNLHKYPSIPHPFVIEPPLDNKNIFKSGETFLLKIVLIGKAVSYEPYFILAVELAGEHGIGKENRKFILKDTLSTDILRLSVNFPLTNNVLHHQKSSKVLINILTPLRLIHNKKLVRKLEFHHIVRSLLRRLTVLYYYHVSEKLPEIPAKALIELAEKVKVVDNNLKWYDWERFSYRQEKRMKLGGLIGNITFEGPIEPFFPLLKAGEILHCGKNTSFGLGKYEIVEV; via the coding sequence TACACTTACCCTCATTCAAAGGTTCCTCTTTCAGAGGGGTAATAGGGAGAACCTTAAGACAAGCCCTGTGTGTTTTAAAAAGCTATAAAGATTGCCATCAATGTCCAATCTACAAAAACTGCTATTATGCTTACATCTTTGAGACAATTCCTGATCCCCATAAAAAACTGCCTTTCAATCTTCACAAATATCCTTCTATCCCGCATCCTTTTGTCATTGAACCCCCTTTAGATAACAAAAACATCTTTAAATCCGGGGAAACCTTTTTGTTAAAAATAGTCTTGATAGGAAAAGCTGTATCTTATGAACCCTATTTCATACTTGCAGTTGAGTTAGCAGGTGAGCATGGCATCGGAAAAGAGAATAGAAAGTTTATTCTTAAAGATACTTTATCTACGGATATTTTAAGATTAAGTGTAAATTTTCCACTAACTAACAATGTTTTACATCATCAGAAATCATCTAAAGTATTAATAAACATTCTTACGCCTCTAAGATTAATTCATAATAAAAAGCTTGTTCGAAAATTAGAATTTCATCATATTGTTCGTTCATTATTAAGAAGGCTAACTGTATTATACTATTACCATGTTTCGGAGAAACTACCAGAAATACCTGCTAAGGCTTTAATTGAGCTCGCTGAAAAGGTAAAGGTAGTAGATAATAATCTTAAATGGTATGATTGGGAACGATTTTCTTATAGACAAGAAAAAAGGATGAAGTTAGGAGGACTAATAGGCAATATTACCTTTGAAGGACCAATTGAACCATTTTTCCCTTTATTAAAAGCTGGTGAAATATTACATTGCGGGAAAAACACTTCTTTTGGTCTGGGAAAGTATGAAATCGTTGAAGTTTAA